A window of Bacillota bacterium contains these coding sequences:
- a CDS encoding acetate--CoA ligase family protein has translation YVNLLKDVSFRLVEGLTRNEIEAMVGETKANTLLRGYRGAKPADLPALIDALARVAQLARDFPEITDIDINPLFAYEKGSQTDGVTALDVKITIA, from the coding sequence TACGTCAACCTCCTCAAGGACGTCTCCTTCCGGCTGGTCGAGGGGCTGACCCGGAACGAGATCGAGGCCATGGTCGGCGAGACCAAGGCCAACACGCTGCTGCGCGGTTACCGCGGGGCGAAGCCGGCCGACCTGCCGGCCCTCATCGATGCCCTGGCCCGCGTGGCCCAGTTGGCCCGGGATTTCCCGGAAATCACCGACATCGATATCAACCCACTTTTCGCCTATGAGAAGGGCTCCCAGACCGACGGGGTCACCGCCCTTGACGTCAAGATAACCATCGCCTGA
- a CDS encoding phosphotransacetylase family protein: MKTLYVMGTMGSGKTAVCLALAMSLREKGRKVAYFKPVGVAPGPDRAEDEDAVLMKDVLGMSQPVEKIVLFNSSPHYLTRYRRTREHLDTVVAAFKDIASGADAVIVEGITSPSVMVSLGLDAPTIAKAIGAKVLMVDRIENDYSLDTAISYNQYVSDRGLKVIGTIFNNVSRPWLDKVKGIYVPIMEELGFDILGVIPKRIEIAAPTVAEFVEALGGEVLTAGDRLDLLVEEVLVGAMTTESAFTYLRRSVNKAVITGGDRADLALAALETGTSCLVLTGGLYPDVRVIARAEEKRIPIILVHYDTYRTVERLQQVSRKIKPTDRKAIRIAGESFLNSCNAEEIIRRLDAE, from the coding sequence GTGAAGACCCTCTATGTGATGGGGACCATGGGCAGCGGCAAGACCGCTGTTTGTCTGGCTCTGGCCATGAGCCTTCGGGAGAAAGGGCGGAAGGTCGCCTACTTCAAACCGGTCGGCGTGGCCCCCGGGCCGGACCGGGCGGAAGACGAGGACGCCGTCCTGATGAAGGACGTCCTGGGGATGTCCCAGCCGGTCGAGAAGATCGTCCTCTTCAACTCGAGCCCGCACTACCTGACTCGTTACCGCCGGACCCGGGAGCACCTCGACACCGTGGTCGCCGCCTTCAAGGACATCGCCTCCGGGGCCGACGCGGTCATCGTCGAGGGGATCACTTCCCCGTCGGTCATGGTCTCCCTGGGCCTCGACGCGCCGACCATCGCCAAGGCCATCGGGGCCAAGGTGCTCATGGTCGACCGGATCGAGAACGACTACAGCCTCGACACGGCCATCTCTTACAACCAATACGTGTCCGATCGCGGGCTGAAGGTCATCGGGACGATCTTCAACAACGTCTCCCGGCCCTGGCTGGACAAGGTCAAGGGGATCTACGTGCCGATCATGGAGGAGTTGGGTTTCGACATCCTTGGGGTGATCCCCAAGCGGATCGAGATCGCCGCCCCGACGGTGGCCGAGTTCGTCGAGGCCCTCGGCGGCGAGGTCCTCACCGCGGGAGACCGCCTCGACCTCCTGGTCGAGGAGGTCCTGGTGGGGGCGATGACCACCGAGTCGGCCTTCACCTACCTTCGCCGGTCGGTCAACAAGGCCGTCATCACCGGCGGCGACCGGGCCGACCTGGCCCTGGCCGCTTTGGAGACGGGCACATCGTGCCTCGTCCTGACCGGCGGGCTGTACCCCGACGTCCGGGTTATCGCCAGGGCCGAGGAGAAGCGGATTCCGATCATCCTCGTCCACTATGACACCTATCGGACCGTCGAGCGGCTCCAACAGGTATCACGGAAGATCAAGCCGACCGATCGGAAGGCCATTCGGATCGCCGGCGAGTCCTTCCTGAACAGCTGCAACGCGGAGGAGATCATCCGTCGCCTGGACGCCGAGTAA
- a CDS encoding methyl-accepting chemotaxis protein has protein sequence MSKIRLRVGTKIIGGYLLVLAAMIALGLLAVIDFGSVSTLTGALVEDSLPGVGAADDVSLAFAEFRQAELRLVQLGGVGTDALEKELTDRRSRVDGGVKKLEEKASADEAKLLQAFKTQWQSYLGVHESVDSAVRAKKTAEAVRLSEDSGQKIYEAGLTNLEKLVEEYKKEAEAAGKGVESTEQRARTVIIMVTVIAAAAGLTVGAFITRSIVVPVTAAAKTAGRIAEGDLTVEELAARSGDEIAEMAKAFNIMVQRMREMIGGVNKAAEQVAATSEELAATSNQVGQAVTQVTQAVTGIAGGAQEQSKNLGDTAGSVEQLKGAIDQIARGAQEQARGISEASSMVAQVAKAIEDITAAAEVMSTAADEGGHSVRTAVEGMDKIKAKVDEAAGVLNELGRYSAQIDQIVQVIDEIAAQTNLLALNAAIEAARAGEAGKGFAVVAEEVRKLAERSQRATKEIADLIGNIQRSTEAAVRAMGHSTTEVDEGAGLARQAGESLSRIIETARRTMDKVEGISAATQQVSASSQAVVKAVDSVASVVEENTAATEEMSASSAAVSETVGKTAAVAQENAAASEEVSASTEEMNASVEEMVASTQSLANLAQELQNLVAKFRV, from the coding sequence GTGTCCAAAATCAGACTCAGGGTCGGAACGAAGATCATCGGAGGTTACCTGCTCGTCCTGGCCGCCATGATCGCTCTCGGCCTGCTGGCGGTGATCGATTTCGGAAGTGTCAGCACTCTGACCGGGGCACTTGTCGAGGACTCCCTCCCCGGGGTCGGGGCTGCCGACGACGTGTCGCTGGCTTTCGCCGAGTTCAGGCAGGCCGAGTTGCGGCTGGTCCAGCTGGGAGGGGTGGGCACCGACGCCCTGGAAAAGGAACTGACCGATCGGAGGTCCCGGGTCGACGGAGGCGTCAAGAAACTCGAGGAGAAGGCTTCGGCCGACGAGGCTAAGCTACTCCAGGCCTTTAAGACGCAGTGGCAATCCTACCTTGGAGTCCACGAGAGCGTCGACTCGGCTGTCCGGGCCAAGAAGACGGCCGAGGCCGTCCGCCTTTCGGAGGACAGTGGTCAGAAGATCTACGAGGCCGGCTTGACTAACCTGGAGAAGCTGGTCGAGGAATACAAGAAAGAGGCTGAAGCGGCCGGCAAGGGCGTCGAGTCGACCGAACAGCGGGCCCGGACGGTCATCATCATGGTGACCGTCATCGCCGCCGCCGCCGGGCTGACCGTCGGAGCCTTCATCACCCGATCCATCGTCGTCCCGGTGACGGCCGCCGCCAAGACTGCCGGACGCATTGCCGAGGGCGACTTGACCGTCGAGGAACTGGCCGCCCGTTCGGGTGACGAAATCGCCGAGATGGCCAAGGCCTTCAACATCATGGTCCAGCGGATGCGGGAGATGATCGGCGGGGTCAACAAGGCCGCCGAGCAGGTCGCGGCCACCAGCGAGGAGTTGGCGGCCACGTCCAACCAGGTCGGGCAGGCGGTCACCCAGGTGACCCAGGCCGTCACCGGTATCGCCGGCGGGGCCCAGGAGCAGTCGAAGAACCTTGGGGATACGGCCGGATCGGTCGAGCAGCTCAAGGGGGCCATCGACCAGATCGCCCGCGGGGCTCAGGAACAGGCCCGGGGGATCAGCGAGGCCTCGTCGATGGTCGCCCAGGTAGCCAAGGCTATCGAGGACATCACTGCCGCCGCCGAGGTCATGTCGACCGCGGCCGACGAGGGCGGGCATTCCGTCAGAACGGCCGTCGAAGGGATGGACAAGATCAAGGCCAAGGTCGACGAGGCGGCCGGAGTCCTCAACGAGCTCGGGCGCTACTCGGCCCAGATCGACCAGATCGTCCAGGTGATCGACGAGATCGCCGCCCAGACCAACCTCCTGGCCCTCAACGCGGCCATCGAGGCGGCCAGGGCCGGCGAGGCCGGGAAGGGCTTCGCGGTCGTCGCCGAGGAGGTCAGAAAGCTGGCCGAGAGGTCACAACGGGCGACCAAGGAGATCGCCGACCTGATCGGCAACATCCAGCGGAGCACCGAAGCCGCCGTCAGGGCCATGGGCCACAGCACCACCGAGGTCGACGAGGGAGCCGGACTGGCCCGCCAGGCCGGGGAGTCCCTCAGCCGGATCATCGAAACGGCCAGGAGGACGATGGATAAGGTCGAGGGCATCTCGGCCGCCACGCAGCAGGTCTCGGCCTCCAGCCAAGCCGTGGTCAAGGCGGTTGACTCGGTGGCCAGCGTGGTCGAGGAGAACACGGCGGCCACCGAGGAGATGTCGGCCTCGAGCGCCGCGGTGAGCGAGACGGTGGGGAAGACGGCCGCCGTGGCCCAGGAGAACGCGGCCGCCTCCGAAGAGGTCTCGGCTTCCACCGAGGAGATGAACGCCTCAGTGGAGGAGATGGTCGCTTCCACGCAGTCTCTGGCCAACCTGGCTCAGGAATTGCAGAACCTGGTGGCCAAGTTCAGGGTCTGA